A stretch of DNA from Rhodospirillaceae bacterium:
AGAACCGCTGTTCGACCCGGCCGGCGCACGCATGCGCGGTTAGCTGTGTGCGCGACCGCCCGTTATGCGGTGATTGGCGCGCTGCCGCGAAATCGTCCTGTTGTTATCTCCATCGTCAGCCCAATAAGGGGGCGCCGGTGCTGCGCAGTGCCGGATAGCGATGCCGGAGGCAATGGGTGGACAAGATCGCCGAATTCTTCGCCATGGGTGGCTATGCAGCCTATGTCTGGCCGGCGCTCATCCTGACTGCGGCGGTCATGGTCGGGTTGGCCTGGCATGCCTCGCGGAGCTTGCGGCGCGAGGAAGCCGCGGCGGCGGCGCTTGAGCAGCGTTCGGCTTCACCCGAAGGCGTAGTGGAGGACGGCGAACCGGAGGAAGGCGAACCGGAGGCCGGGATTGCGACCTAAGCGGCGGCGCATGGCTTTTCTTTCTGTCGGCCTCGCCCTGCTCGGTGTCGCGGTCGCGCTGGTTCTGGTCGCCCTCGACGACGGCGTTACCTTTTTCTACACACCGTCCCGGGTCGAAGCGAAAAATGTGCCGGCAGGACAGCAGTTTCGCCTGGGCGGGCTCGTCGAGGCAGGCAGCCGCAAGACGCTGGAAGACGGTGTGAGCGTCACTTTCCGGGTCACCGACTGCCTCCACAGCCTCCCGGTCGTCTACAAGGGCGTACTGCCCGACCTGTTCCGGGAAGGGCAGGGGGTCGTGGCGATCGGCCGGCTCGAAAAAAGCGGAGTTTTCCGGGCCGATACGATCCTCGCCAAGCATGACGAAAACTACATGCCGAAAGACCTTGCCGATCAACTGAAGGAACAGGGGCAATGGCACGCCGACGGCGGCGGCAAACCGTGCGCCGAAGCCAAATCCTGACCGGGAGGCCGGCATCATGAGCGCGGAGATCGGCCATTTCGCCCTGATCGTCGCCGCAATCCTGGCGCTCGGCCAGTCCGTCTTGCCGATGGCCGGCGCGAGCCGACGCCACAGCCCGCTGATGGCGCTCGGCGGCACGCTGGCGACCGGCCAGTTCGTTTTCGTCCTGATCGCCTTCTGCGCGTTGACCTGGGCCTTCGTGACGTCCGATTTCTCGGTCGCCAACGTGATGCAGAACTCCCACAGCGCCAAGCCGCTGCTCTACAAAATCACCGGCGTCTGGGGGAATCACGAAGGCTCGATGGTGCTCTGGTGCCTGATCCTCAGCCTGTTCGGCGCCTGTGTCGCCTGGTTCGGAAGCAATATCGCACCCGGCC
This window harbors:
- the ccmD gene encoding heme exporter protein CcmD: MDKIAEFFAMGGYAAYVWPALILTAAVMVGLAWHASRSLRREEAAAAALEQRSASPEGVVEDGEPEEGEPEAGIAT
- the ccmE gene encoding cytochrome c maturation protein CcmE — translated: MAFLSVGLALLGVAVALVLVALDDGVTFFYTPSRVEAKNVPAGQQFRLGGLVEAGSRKTLEDGVSVTFRVTDCLHSLPVVYKGVLPDLFREGQGVVAIGRLEKSGVFRADTILAKHDENYMPKDLADQLKEQGQWHADGGGKPCAEAKS